The nucleotide sequence TCAATGTCCGTTTTACTTTTCCCCTTAGTCCCCAGTAACAAACTTTGCGCCGTCATACTTGCCACACCGGCAGTCGTATCATTAACGGCCCCGGCTCTTACGACTGCGTTAACGGTAATTAATGGCACCTCTTTTTGCGGCATGAGATAAAGGGTTAAGCCATTATCGAGCACATACTGTTCATAGGTAGGAACACTAAAGCTGCCAGTATCGACCACCTGACTTGGAGCGATATTCGCACAAGCTGACAATATAAACACGCCACCTAAGACCATAGTAGCCATCAGCTTATTTGAACGATTAGATAGATGAGTTAATGTGTTCATTCATCAGCTTCCTCAGTGGCGGCTAAAACGGCAACGGTACGATTGGCACGGCGTAGGTAAGTTTGTGCGACGCGCTGAATATCAGCAGATGTCACCTTGTTGTAGGCCTCTGGTGCATTAAAGAGTTTATCGAAACTACCAAAATAGAGCTCATAGGTACCGATGGTATTAGCCTTACCGTTAATCGTCTCCATAGAACGATAGAAATTCATTAACTTAATATTCTGTGCCTTCTCAAGTTCCTTTTCGGTTACCCCTACACGGGCGACGTTATTGATTTCAGCAATCAAGTTGAGTTCTAACTCCTTGGCAGTCCCCCCTGGATTTGCCACCCCCATCACATAGAAGAGGTTGGGATCTAACGTCATTGGCAAATACGCTTCAACTCCCAGTGCGAGTTGCTGCTCGACGAGCGATTGATAGAGGCGAGAACTATTGCCCGTTGCCAAAATAGTAGAGAGAAGGTCCAGTGCATAATAATCTTGGTGGGATGTGGCTGGCACATGGTAAGCCAGCATCACATTAGGCGTGCTCACTGACGCTTTTTGCACAAAGACGCGGCGCTCCCCTTTTTGTGGCGGCTCAACTGTTTTAACGGTTTTTGGCGGGGCTTGTGCTGGAATTGGAGCAAAGTATTTATCGGCTAAAGCCTGCACTTCCGCTAGCTTTACATCACCGGCAATAACAACAACGGCATTATTCGGGGCGTAGTAAGTTTTATGGTATTGAACCAGATCATCCAAACTCCAGGCTGCAATGTCAGAATCATGACCAATAACTGACCAGCTGTATGGATGCGCCCTAAATGCGGCACCTTTTAGCTCCTCCTGCAAGGTGCGCCAGTTTGAGTTTTCCAATCCCGTGGTACGCTCTGATGCAACAACACCGCGCTCACTTGCTACCATCTTGGCATCGATATCCAAATTAGCGATGCGATCCGCCTCGAGATCAAAAATAGTTTCGATGGCATTTGAGGGAAACCAGTCGGTATATACCGTCAAATTTTCAGTAGTATAGGCGTTGTTTGCACCACCAGCCGCTTCCATAGTGCGATCAAACATCTTAGGACCATATTTAGTGGATCCGTTAAACATCATATGCTCAAAGAAATGCGAGATACCTGTGATACCCGGCACCTCATTACGTGATCCCACCTTCCAAAATAGATACATGTTCGCGTTTGGGATTGAGTCATCTTCCAATACCATTATTTTCATACCATTATCTAGCGTAAAGCTGGATATATCATGGGCTTCAGTTGCCTGTGCGGCAGTTGAGGCCAATATAAGCCCCGTTGCCATCACTAGCCCAGTTAATCTACTGAACATCGGTTTCTCCCCTACATTAATCAACATTTTCAATGAAATACTTAATCCCCCCAAAAAAAGCTTATTGCAACGAAGTCACTGCCAGCTGTGTCAAAGCCTCTACCCCGACAACTAATGCGCTTTCATCGACATAAAAACGCGGTGAATGGTTACTCGCAGCTGTTTTATGATCGGTTCCTTTTGGCGTTACACCTAAGAAAAAAAACAGCCCGGGAGTTTCCAGAGCATAATAGGAGAAGTCCTCTGCACCTGTAATGAGTCCTGGCTCAATCAACATCTTATTGCCGACGATATCGGCTAACACAGGTCTCATCTCGGCCACCAGCTGCACATCGTTTACGGTAACGGGATAACCTTGCTCTATCTGTGTCGTTGCAGTAGCACCCATGCTCTGTGCAATCAAGGTTGCCGTGTTAGCGAGTCTTAACTTAATGTCTGCGCGCATATCTTGATCGAACGTGCGTATGGTGCCAATAAGCTCCACTTCATCAGGGATAATATTTGAGCGTATGCCACCATTTATCGCACCAAAGCTCA is from Shewanella sp. MTB7 and encodes:
- a CDS encoding M16 family metallopeptidase, yielding MFSRLTGLVMATGLILASTAAQATEAHDISSFTLDNGMKIMVLEDDSIPNANMYLFWKVGSRNEVPGITGISHFFEHMMFNGSTKYGPKMFDRTMEAAGGANNAYTTENLTVYTDWFPSNAIETIFDLEADRIANLDIDAKMVASERGVVASERTTGLENSNWRTLQEELKGAAFRAHPYSWSVIGHDSDIAAWSLDDLVQYHKTYYAPNNAVVVIAGDVKLAEVQALADKYFAPIPAQAPPKTVKTVEPPQKGERRVFVQKASVSTPNVMLAYHVPATSHQDYYALDLLSTILATGNSSRLYQSLVEQQLALGVEAYLPMTLDPNLFYVMGVANPGGTAKELELNLIAEINNVARVGVTEKELEKAQNIKLMNFYRSMETINGKANTIGTYELYFGSFDKLFNAPEAYNKVTSADIQRVAQTYLRRANRTVAVLAATEEADE